Below is a genomic region from Haliotis asinina isolate JCU_RB_2024 chromosome 14, JCU_Hal_asi_v2, whole genome shotgun sequence.
AGGTTTTGGAATATGTGTCAGAAGCCTAGGGTGCGTCCTACAGATTTGTATTGCAGGGTCCACGACCTGTTCCGTATACAAATGCCGCATTCTTGGCGTGTAGTTGTAGAAGCCGTACCCAAAGAAGTGGTCGATAGGAAGATTGATGTATTCTTACGTAAGGTGTAAAAGAACCCGAACCCCCAAACTaaccaaacaaaaccaatctgcTACTGTTCTGATATGTAACTTGGTACTGTTCTGTAATTAGTGTAAACTATGCAACAAGGAAGGTGTTTCAGTCCGAGGGTtgcctttagaatacagcaccacaaactttaaaaacataatCATAATACTCTTTTACACAATTGTAGGTGATTTGAGTCTCGTCCTCACAAGAAGTTGTGGCTGTGTATTCTAATGGTGCTACCAGTCCAAGTCATCTGCCATGTATCTCTGAAGACAAATTGAATTTCAGTTTCTATTCAGTCTTTGTAAGGCTTTATGCATGAAAACCTCACTGTATAGTGTTTTGGAAGTTCAGTGTGTATTCTCATGTAAATAGTGAGGAAATAAAATGACCTTGTTTTCTTCTCTGAGCAGATGATGGAttcatatttttgaaaatgagaCACTGTCATTGATGTTTAAGAATATGTAGTAGTTGTTATTATAATGATTATCGAATTCAATCAATGTAGGCTTATGTTatcacacccgtgaaggtcccggggtagaataggccttcagcaacccatgctttccatgaaaggcgactatgcttgttgtaagaggcaattaacgggatcgggtggtcacattcgctgactttgttgacacatgtcatctgttcccaattatGAAGATTAATGCTcgtattgttgatcactggattgtgtggtccagactcaattattgacagacttctgccatatagttggaatattgctgagtgtggcgtagaactaaactcactcaccaattcaCTCACTATGTTATCACACAACATTTTCTTTATAACAGTCTCAATTGCGGTTTAACTTAATATACTAGTCAAGCTTATCAACATGTAATATCTATTATATattgtatgtgtgaatgtcatcttttgtgattttgtaagctgtgctctgattggtcaattgaAAAGGTTAGCTGATGCGACCTACTGGGGTTTGTTAAACCCAATTTAGCTAGGTGATAAATTATACTGAACTGAAGTTTACTTACGCTGGCTCAGCAACACTGATCATCTCACTGATTAATGAAATAGTACAGCATTCAAATAGGAACAGGCACTATTTATTCTATACATACTGACTGTTGTATATGGCCATTATAAGATTTCAGTTTGGCCTTTTTGTCTTTTTCTTGTGGAAAATGTGGCTAAGGTTTGTGTCCCTTCTTGCATTTTGGTGTGGTGCTTTTAAAAGACTGTCAGACTTTTAAGAACAGTGAAGAAAGCCATAATGGTAGATAGAATTGTGTGTTATTTGTAAACATCACTGAAGCTAATCCTCAATCATGAGTAGCTTTCAACTAAAGGCAATGTTTTGCTTGGAATGTAGTAACTAATGACTTAATGATGCTATAATATTTCCTTGCAGAAATGTCTCTCCACTCAGCAGATTTCTGGAAGGAGCCCAATCCATTTTGCTGCAGATTATGGCCAAAACGAGGTTGTGGAGTTGTTAGTGGATAACGGGGCTGGTATAGATGTGAGTATGGTGATACATTGGAACTTCCTTGTTTGACTGCAGATTACTTTCAGTCATGCAGTCTTTTGTTTCATGAGTGCAATAATGATCTGGTGTCAAGTGATGTTGGTGCTGTGATTTGCGTGCTAAGAAAGATTACTAAGCTATGCCAGGTGACAATCGATGGGGGCCATTTGCAGTTTcattaggggtggtggggtagcatagtggttacagtgttggCTCATCATCCTGAagtcctgggttcaattcccacatggatacagtgtaaagcccatttacactcactcactacatctcGCAAGCATGCTAATATTGAGAAACTTAAACATCTCTTTGGATTTAACAATGGTATGAgaatcagtatcaaaatgttgaaCTCAATAAATTAAAGAAGCTGTTTTCTGTGAAGTCTGTCAATATTGTACTTCTGAACTTTTAAAATCTACTCTGTGAAGTTAGTATTTGGTTTATTAGCACTCTTGTGCTTCATCAGCATATTGCACAGCAGTGCCATGTCACTtatgctttcttgtttgtgtctTTCATCAGATTTGTGAATGGTTTTGACCTCTGTCAGTGGTCAGTATTCATCATGCAGACATTTCTGAAAGGATgaggagcagtggggtagcctagtggttaaagcatttgcccgtcacactgaaggcctgggttcacttccccacatgggtacaatgtgtagagcccatttttgatgtcccctgcagtgatattgctggaatattgctaaaagtagtgtaaaactcactcagtctgaAAGGAAAGAATTACACAGCAAGAATGAAATGGAGGTGTTGCATCATGGCATCAGTGTGACTCTTGGAAATCAATGAGGGACGTTTATCCCTTGGGCACACCAAAACCTATGATTCTGTGTTTGCCATGATTGTTGTTTCCTGGTCTGTCATTTGGGTTTTTTGGACAAAAGGGTAAATATATCCAGTGCCTGCATTTTGGGACTCTTGCCACTGTGAGCTAATATACTTTTTGTTACTGGATATTTGTATAGTGCACATATGCaggcaactagtacatgctcaggGTGCTGGCATTGTTTTTCTTctatcattggatgtcaatctcatattatcagtctcaactccctggggattatACTTCTGGCAACCTGTgttgatctgggttagaataggtctccagcaacccatgcttgccacaaaaggcgactatgcttattgtaaggcaactaatgggatcaggtggtcaggcttgctgacttggttgaaacatcattggttcccaactgcacagattgatgctcatgctgttgaccattgGGTTGTccgatccaaactcgattatttacagactgctgccatatagcttgaatattgctgagtgcagtgtgtaACTCAACTTACTCACAAGTGAGTAATATctgtgatattattggaatactGAAAAGTCAGCTAAGTTAAATCCAACTCACTCTTGGAAATCTAGTGAATTGCACAAGGTCACAAACCTAGGACCAACATGAACATGCCTTGCCCCCTCCACTATTAAATCATAACAATCTGAAAGACCCTTGTGTGGCAGTGGCTTTCCTTGATcatgaaaatgtatgtatgCAGTACTTTTATTACTTTAAGCATTTGTAAACATGCTCATGGAAttgaataagggaacacatgaatgtacaagtgttccattatttatttccagaatttctcACACAgagcaatacataccttgtgaagaaacctgggaaAGACTAACGAACCATTTGTACTTACATGTctttccttatttgtttccaattcCATGAGTAACAAGTTTACAGTCTTGGGCAATAGGGTTTTAGACCAGTAGCATGAACAGATTTTTACTTGACATAGACTTTAGACCAGTTCCTGAATCTCAGACTGGATTTATGATTTCAGACTAGCTTCTAACTCTTTGCTTTTAACTTCAATATAAGCATGACAATGGTGAACTTGTATCTAAAACACAACATGTTCCTTTGTTAACTGATTTGAGAAATACTTTTTGACATGGAAACAAAGAAAGTAATGAATGTATTGTCTGTGCAGGTTCAGGACATCTATGGTATAACACCTTTGCTGTCTGCCATCTTTGAGGGTCACAAAGACACTGTTGCACTCCTGCTGAAAAAGGTAGGTCTTGTGTTCTAGCTCCCTTGACTGAAAGTCTCCactatcagcaatatttaaCTCCCCACCAAAGGATGCATCTGAGTCTGCTGTAGGGCTGCAataattcatttcaattcatcaaaaatcgaatctgacaccttagttttgaattttgataatcattatcactattttgattcgatatgtgaatacatatttcaatTATTTCCCAAGCCAGAATGTAATTTTCATTCCAGCTTGAGCAGTGAAATAATACGAAACATGATATGTTGATGCTGGGCTTATTATCCAATGAGAAGTGTTGTTAGCAGACATTGACGATGGATTTCAAGCTGAAAAAGCCAATTTCGAgagaaaatgaaatctgatgtttttgcTTGTATGAAGAATTGTATCGAAAATCAAATTCAATTCACGTCTGAGTGGATCGTTGCAGTCTGTTCTGATGCAGATATTTAGATGTTACCTACACACATCAGTAAGAATTCCCAACTTGAAAGCTTGATTTTCAATGGATAGATCTCTACTTGTGCACTTTCGCTTACAAACTTATCGATACTGGTATTATTtaactttcacaaaaaatgCTCATCAGAGCATTTGTTGGTCACTAATGAATCACTAAAGTCATATAATTGCAACAGTATAACATTACGGCATAAGTATAACATGCCAATGTTTGATAATGGTCATTTGTCATTTTCTGAACTTGCTGAAGTAAGGGTGATAAAACACTGTCTGCTAGTTTACATAACTTGATAAATATGGGTATGCAGAAGTACTTTAGATGCAATGAATTGATATGATGTATCCTCCagaagggcagtggggtagtctagtggtgaaagtgtttgcttgtcatgccaaagacacaggttcaattccccacatgggcacaatgtgtgaaacccattttctggtgtcccccgccgtgatattgctggaatgttgcttaatgcGGCGTGAAACAGTGATCGCGGAAGGTTTTATGTgagtgcgtgcagaaataaaattataaatatgtagtccaaatcttttgcgtGTGAACCTTaagtacaatcctgaatcatgttaaaatttaCTGTTTGTCTTTGTGGTTTTAAAGTACTTTTTGAAATAATGTAGATGAGAATCTATGCCTCCAAAAAATGCGCGCAAAAGATTTTTTGCGTggttttattaattttttttgcatgaaaaaGGCATGTTTCTGCATTAACGCGAAcactgtaaaactaaactcactcacttactccaccAGAGCAGTTCTCAGATCACCAGGATACTGTAGATACGCTGCTAGACAAACAAATAATAGAATCTTTAGTTTTCATCTCCTAACCCTAAGTTATGAGTCGATGCATCCAAGCTCTACATATCCTTAGAATAACTTAAGGATCATGATTGTCGGTGTGTGGTCACTCCCTGACCTTTGATGGATGATTGAGTGAGACTCCCACCAGGAAACTTTTTCCTGGATATGCCAGC
It encodes:
- the LOC137261367 gene encoding myotrophin-like; translated protein: MAEESELSKSFLWSVKNGDVAEVKNLLAKEKCLSTQQISGRSPIHFAADYGQNEVVELLVDNGAGIDVQDIYGITPLLSAIFEGHKDTVALLLKKGAKKNGKAPDGKSYLECAETDEIKSLLSNS